Genomic segment of Streptomyces sp. NA02950:
CTGCCGGGCCAGGGGATGCTGTGCGGGGACCATGAGCGCCCTTGGCTCTGCGAAGAGCACCGGTCCGGCCGTCAGATCCGCCTCGCGTACGGGGAACTCGCTGATCTGGACGTCAAGTTCACCGGAGCGCAGCGGCCCGTACGGGTCGGCGAACTGGGTTTCGTGGGCCTCGACGGTGCATTCCGGGTGCCGCGCGGAAAAGACCGCACCCGCACGCAGGACGGCGTCGGCCGCCCACGGGGTGGAGTAACCCACCCGGAGCGGGCCCGCGATGCCACGCGCGGCTACAACGGCCCGCCGGTATGCCTGTTGCATGAGCCGGTGTGCGGGCTGGAGGTCATCGCGCAGCTGCGCACCGATCGCGCTGAGTGTGACGCGGCGGCTGGTGCGCAGGAACAGCGTTGCGCCGATGCGCCGTTCCAGGCCCTTGACGATTTGGCTGACCCGGCCCGGGCTGCACCGCAGTCGGTCGGCGGTACGGCCGAAGTGCAGCTCCTCGGCGAGTGTCAGGAAGACCTCGGTCTCCTGTCGTTCCAGCACAGCATCCTCATCGTTGAACCTGACTAAACAGTTCTTCGCGGATTCTACGTTGATGCGCACCGGTCCGTCAGGAGATCGTCTTCAGACAGGCGGCTGACGCAACCGCCTGCCGGGCTCCAACCCTTCCGTGAAGCCGCGACCACGCCTTGCCCTGACCCATTGGAGACTTTGGATGCGTACCTTGATCAGCACTGCCTTCATCTCGCTCGACGGCGTTGTGGAGGCCCCGGGCGGCGAGCCCGGCTACCGGAATTCGGGCTGGACGTTCAACGACATGGAGTTCCTCCCGGAGGCATTCGAGATCAAAGACCGGGAGCAGAAGGAAGCCACCGCGATGCTGATGGGCCGGGTCAGCTACGAGTCCTTCAGCCCGGTGTGGCCGGACATGGAGGATTTCGCCGACTACAAGGTGATGCCCAAGTACGTCGTCTCCACCACCCTCAGCGAGGACACGTTGGTGTCGAACTGGGGCGAGACCACGATCCTGCGCTCACTCGACGACGTCGCCGCGCTGAAGGAGACCGAGGGCGGCCCGATCATCGTCCATGGCAGCGCCTCCCTGAACCAGGCCCTGTCGGACACCGGCCTGATCGACCGTTACCACCTGCTCGTCTTCCCGCTCCTGCTGGGCGCGGGCAAGCGCCTGTTCAGCGCCACCGACAAAGACACCCAGAAGTTGAGGCTTGTCGAACATGAGACTTATGCAAACGGCCTGCAGAAAAGTGTGTTCGACGTCGTCCGGTGACCATACGCGCGCACCCACCAACGCTCACACGTGACATCTGCTGGAACCACGCCCGCGGGCGTTGGATCACCGGGCGGACCAGAGGAAGATCCCGGCGATGTGGAGAGCGGCCAGGTAGATGGTCGCGGTCTTCTCGTAGCGGGTCGCGGTGCCGCGACACTGCTTCAGGCGGCTGGTTGGGTAGGCCGCGCGACGAGGTGCCTGCCATGTGCAGGCCCTTTCCGCGCGGCCCCCTCCGAACCCGCGGAGAGGCCACGCTGGTCCGCCGGGACCGGGATCACCGTCCGGATGCCGCGCTTGCGCAGATGGTCGCGGATCGCGCGGGACGAATAGGCCTTGTCCGCCAAAACCACGTCCCGTCTGGTGCGCGGACGACCACGTCGTCGGGGAACGCGCAGGTGGGCTATGACGTCGGTGAAGACCGGTGGATCACCGGCCTGTCCGGCGGTGAGCACGAACGCGAGAGGGCGGCAGCGGCCGTCCGCAGCGAGGTGGATCTTCGTGGTCAGCCCGTCCCGGGACCGGCCGGTAGCATGGTCAGCCGGTTCGCCGTCCAACCGGGACACCACCAACTACTGATCCGCCGTAATCGCCGCACCGGTGAACTCGCCTTCTACCGCTGCTACTCACCACGCCCGGCGCCCCTGGCCACACTGGTGCGGGTCGCGGGCAGCCGATGGCGGGTGGAGGAAACCCTCCAGTCCGGAAAGGGGCTGGCCGGACTGGACGAACACCAGGTCAGACGGTGGAACCCCTGGCGCCGATGAGTCACCCTCGAAAAACATGCTCGCGCACGCTTTCCTCGCCGTCACCGCGGCACACGAAAACGCCCACCGGCCGGCTCCCGACCAACTGATCCCGCTGACCTGCAACGAGATTCAGCACCTGTTCACCAGCCTGGCCGTATTTATACATGCGGCGAATGAAGTGGCCTCGGCTCAGACACGGGCACCGGAGGAGATTCCGTCATTAGCCCTGTGAGGACTCGTCCAGGGTTACAGTCCCAGGTCTCGGCTGCCTGACGACGGTTTCCTCATCCGCATCTCGGCTCTGCCTCGCCTGCAACGCCACTCCGCACCAGCCCCGAGCGCCCGACCCACCACCGTGTTGCTCACCGACGAGGCTCGTGTTGTCCCAGGCCAGGAGTCAGCCTGCTCCCGGGGACGGGGCCGGCCGGTTCCAAGGATCCGGATGTCGTTGCGGACGGCTTGAGGTTCGCTGCTTGGCAGCGCCCAGGTCAGTCCCACAGGGAGATCGCCAGGAGCAGGGCGGCGACCGGGATCAGCAGCCACGGCTCGGCCAGGACCATGAGCCCGGTGAAGATCAGGGCGAAGTACGCCAGTGCCTTGGCTGCGCGCCACTGGGCCTTGTTCTTCTTCGTGTCCTTGTTCTTCTTGGAGTCCTCGCCCTTCTTGGAGTCCTTGTCGTGAGGCGCCGCTGTGCCAGGGGCCGCCTCGAGTATGCCTGTCGCGGTTGCGGTTGCGGGGTTCCTGTCGTTGTTCGTCATGGCATTCAGCCTCGTCGTGGGAGCACCGCCCTCGCGTCGGCGAAGCCCGCCTATCTAGGTGATGACCACCGACGCGTACGTAGTGCCGGCACGGTGAACGTTGGCCCATGAACATGGTGATGGATCGATCGGAGATCGTTTTGTGGGTGCGGCATGCGAACGGCCGGTGGTCGGCCAGGACGGTCTGGGTGGTGGTGCTCGACGGGGAGGCGTATGTCCGCTCTGCTTTCGGACGGCGCAGTGCCTGGAACCGCCGGGCACTGCGGCACGCGGACACGGAGGTGGAGGTGGCCGGGGTCCGGCTGTCCGTCATCCTCCAGCCGGTGGACGACCCCGAGTTCGTCCAGCGCGTCTCCGGTGCCTACCGGGCCAAGTACGGGCTGAGCTGGCCCGGCCCCGTGGAGTCGATGAACGGGCACGAGGCCGCGGCGACCACCATGCGGCTAACGAATGTCGGGCAGGTCTCGCAGTTGCCTGCGTGAGGTGAGCCCGAGCTTGCGGAAGATGTTGCGCAGGTGCGCGTCGACCGTCCGCGGGCTGAGGAACAGCTTCGCCGCCACCTCCTTGGAGGTGGCGCCGTCGGCGACCAGGCGTGCGATGTGCACCTCCTGCATCGTCAGCTGGTCCGATGCCTTCGACGTGCGGCTGCGGGCCTGCTCGCCCGTGGCGCGCAACTCGCCGGCGGCGCGCTCGGCGAACGCCTCCAGACCGAGGTCGGACAGCGGCTCGTGCGCCGCCCGCAGCGCGGACCGGGCGTCACGCCGTCGGCCCTGCCGGCGCAGCCACTCCCCGTACAGCAGATGCGCCCGCGCGCGGTAGACGACCAGTGCGCTGTCCTCGAGCAGTCCGATCGCCTCCTGGTAGGCGGACTCGTCCTCGGTAACCAGGGCCCGCGCACAGGCCTCGACGCCACGGCCCCACGCCTGCCGGCTCCCCAGTGTGCGCTCTTGGAGGGACGCGAGGGCCGCGGTGGCGACCTCGGTCTCGCCGCACCGCATGGCCGCCTCGACCAGTTCGGGCAGGGCAAGCCCTGCCGTGCCGACGGCGCCGTACTCGACCGCCTGCTTCGCCGCCTTCAGCGCGGCCGGATAGTCGGCCAGGCCGTTGCTGAGCACGGCTGCCGCCCACTGCACGCTGAGGCTCATCCGGTGATCCACCGACGCGAACAGTTCGACGGCATCGTCGCGCCGCCCGCGCATCGCGGCCAAGTGGAGGCGGGGGTAGACCAGCGGTGCCGCGCCGGTGGCGTCGGCGATCGCCTCCTCTTCGGAGATCAGCTCCATCGCGGCGCCGAAGTCGCCCCTGTGCACGGTCGCGGCGGCCTGCATGGCCAGCCCGATGGGCAGCGCGTGGAAGGAGCCCGACTCGCGGCCTGCGGCGACGGCACGGGTGGCGATGGCGTGCATGGCGTCGAAGTTCCACAGCTCGGTGGCCACCATGAAGCCCAGCGACGGCCGCCTGGCCCACACCCGGTCGTCGGCGTCGCCGACGACCGGCCCGAGGATCTCCCCCGCCGCCGGATGCCCGTCGCCGACCAGGCTGATCAGGCCGGTCAGGACCGTCGCCACGCCGGATACCGGATCCCCCGACGGCGGGGCCTTCCTGACGGCCTCCACCACCTGGTCGAGGCCGCCGAGCAGAAGGCCCATCTCGAGGGCGTCCAGATAGCACTCCCGCGACCAGGCGGGGTCGGTGGCGGCCAGCCGGGTGGCGGCACGCAGGAGGTACTCCGTGGGGCCTTCGTCCCCCCGGCGGCGGACGAACGACAGCCTGCCGCGGAGCAGATCGGCCCTGGCGGCCTGGCCCGGATCGTCGGTCGCCACGGTGGTGAGCAGGTCGGCCGCCGTGTCGAAGTCGCCCACCGAGAGTTTGGCCTGCACCGCGGCCAGGACCCGCTCGGCGCGTCGCACCGGGCTGATCGTGAGCGCGGCCGAGCGTTCGAGGAAGGCCGCCGCCGCGGCGACACCGCCACGTTCCCGGGCGCGGGTGGCGGAGGCTTCGAGCTCGGCGGCGACCTGCTCGTCCGGGCCCGCGCTGGCCTGGGCGCGATGCCAGGCCCGCCGGTCGGGGTCGGCGACCGGGTCGGTCACCGCGGCCAGCGCCTCGTGCGCCCTGCGCCGCTCCTCCGGCGCCGCGGCGCGGTAGGCGGCCGAGCGGGCGAGGGGGTGGCTGAACCGGATCCGGGTGCCGAACTCGACCAGCGGGACGGATTCCGCAGCGGCAGCCGCGTCGATGCCCAGGAGTTCGGCCGCACGCCACAGCAGGCCGGGGTCGCCGATCGGGTCGGCGGCGGCGACGGTCACCAGCAGCCGGGCCGTCGGCGGCAGGAGTTCCAGCCGGGCCCGGAAGCTCTGCTCGATCACCCCGGGCACCGAGTCGGGCTGGG
This window contains:
- a CDS encoding LysR family transcriptional regulator; protein product: MLERQETEVFLTLAEELHFGRTADRLRCSPGRVSQIVKGLERRIGATLFLRTSRRVTLSAIGAQLRDDLQPAHRLMQQAYRRAVVAARGIAGPLRVGYSTPWAADAVLRAGAVFSARHPECTVEAHETQFADPYGPLRSGELDVQISEFPVREADLTAGPVLFAEPRALMVPAQHPLARQDSVCLEDLARAPLITFAAEFPSYWLECHLPTHTPGGQPIARGPAVRYWAEVLSHVAAGHGVAPVAARAEAYHARPGIAFAPFRDAPTIDYGLLWPTGRVTPAVQALVTVLCETVAAERSP
- a CDS encoding dihydrofolate reductase family protein: MRTLISTAFISLDGVVEAPGGEPGYRNSGWTFNDMEFLPEAFEIKDREQKEATAMLMGRVSYESFSPVWPDMEDFADYKVMPKYVVSTTLSEDTLVSNWGETTILRSLDDVAALKETEGGPIIVHGSASLNQALSDTGLIDRYHLLVFPLLLGAGKRLFSATDKDTQKLRLVEHETYANGLQKSVFDVVR
- a CDS encoding AAA family ATPase, with protein sequence MPETYTDVLIGRQDEIRRLDALLRAAREGRGGALVLRGEPGIGKSALLRHLDGAATGFLVMRASGAEFEMELPFAALHQLLAPVTGRLMALPAPHRKALEIAFGLDTGTPDPFLVGVASLGILAETVRERPLLCVVDDAQWLDQASAKALAFVARRVSAESIALVFAVREPSHLHELDELPGHALQGLGESDAHALLTAAIRAPLDERVRDRILAEARGNPLALVELPRTAGLAGMAGGFAQPDSVPGVIEQSFRARLELLPPTARLLVTVAAADPIGDPGLLWRAAELLGIDAAAAAESVPLVEFGTRIRFSHPLARSAAYRAAAPEERRRAHEALAAVTDPVADPDRRAWHRAQASAGPDEQVAAELEASATRARERGGVAAAAAFLERSAALTISPVRRAERVLAAVQAKLSVGDFDTAADLLTTVATDDPGQAARADLLRGRLSFVRRRGDEGPTEYLLRAATRLAATDPAWSRECYLDALEMGLLLGGLDQVVEAVRKAPPSGDPVSGVATVLTGLISLVGDGHPAAGEILGPVVGDADDRVWARRPSLGFMVATELWNFDAMHAIATRAVAAGRESGSFHALPIGLAMQAAATVHRGDFGAAMELISEEEAIADATGAAPLVYPRLHLAAMRGRRDDAVELFASVDHRMSLSVQWAAAVLSNGLADYPAALKAAKQAVEYGAVGTAGLALPELVEAAMRCGETEVATAALASLQERTLGSRQAWGRGVEACARALVTEDESAYQEAIGLLEDSALVVYRARAHLLYGEWLRRQGRRRDARSALRAAHEPLSDLGLEAFAERAAGELRATGEQARSRTSKASDQLTMQEVHIARLVADGATSKEVAAKLFLSPRTVDAHLRNIFRKLGLTSRRQLRDLPDIR
- a CDS encoding DUF2255 family protein codes for the protein MDRSEIVLWVRHANGRWSARTVWVVVLDGEAYVRSAFGRRSAWNRRALRHADTEVEVAGVRLSVILQPVDDPEFVQRVSGAYRAKYGLSWPGPVESMNGHEAAATTMRLTNVGQVSQLPA